The proteins below come from a single Nocardiopsis gilva YIM 90087 genomic window:
- the topA gene encoding type I DNA topoisomerase translates to MPPTKGSAGKNGSKDTGRQGGGNRLVIVESPAKAKTIAGYLGPGYVVESSIGHIRDLPTKAAEIPARYKGEPWAKLGVNVDHEFEPLYVVHAEKKSHVKRLKELVAEADELLLATDEDREGEAIAWHLLEELKPKIPVKRMVFNEITRDAIRNAAENTRDLNLRLVDAQETRRILDRLYGYEVSPVLWKKVMPKLSAGRVQSVATRLVVERERERIAFTSAEYWGLKSVFDAVDAVGGVDPSTFTANLVSVDGARVAQGRDFTSRGELRSSKGILHLDEEAARGLAERLVSAEFSVGSVERKPYKRSPYAPFRTTTMQQEASRKLGFSSKQTMQVAQRLYENGFITYMRTDSTTLSDSAIAAARDQVTRLYGADYLPPKPRLYAGKVKNAQEAHEAIRPAGDSFRTPAETGLTGAEFRLYELIWKRTVASQMKDAVGESVTVKIHGTSTSGEQAEFSATGKIITFHGFLKAYVEGADDPNAELDDRERRLPPVDEGDPLKALSIEAEGHTTRPPARYTEATLIKELEEREIGRPSTYTPTIGTILDRGYVFKKGSALVPSFLAFAVVQLLERHFGNLVDYEFTARMEDALDAIARGEAERVPWLRRFYFGEEQETGLKELVGDQLGEIDPKEVSSFPLPDSDIVMRVGRYGPYMEWDGRRVNVPEDMAPDELTKEKAEELFAQPSGDRELGTDPETGRMIVAKSGRFGPYVTEVLEEPEPAAEGETKPKSKAKSKASAPKPRTSSLFKSMSLETVTLEDALRLLSLPRVVGEIDDEQVTVQNGRFGPYLKKGTDSRSLETEDQIFTVTIEKAKELFAQPKQRGRRAAAAPPLRELGEDPDTGKPMVVKDGRFGPYVTDGETNASLRKGDEVESITDERAAELLADRRAKAPAKKTTAKKSTTKKAAAKSTAKSTTKSTTKSTTKKSATATKTAAKKSTATKNGSATSNSAE, encoded by the coding sequence GTGCCACCCACGAAGGGCAGCGCCGGTAAGAACGGCTCGAAGGACACTGGACGCCAAGGAGGCGGCAACCGGCTCGTCATCGTCGAGTCGCCGGCCAAGGCCAAGACCATCGCCGGTTATCTGGGCCCGGGGTACGTCGTCGAGTCCAGCATCGGCCACATCCGCGACCTGCCGACCAAGGCGGCCGAGATCCCGGCCCGCTACAAGGGTGAGCCGTGGGCCAAGCTCGGGGTGAACGTCGACCACGAGTTCGAGCCCCTCTACGTTGTGCACGCGGAGAAGAAGTCGCATGTCAAGCGGCTCAAGGAGCTGGTGGCCGAGGCCGACGAGCTCCTCCTCGCCACAGATGAGGACCGCGAGGGCGAGGCCATCGCCTGGCACCTGCTCGAAGAGCTCAAGCCGAAGATCCCGGTCAAGCGCATGGTGTTCAACGAGATCACCCGCGACGCCATCCGCAACGCCGCCGAGAACACCCGCGACCTCAACCTGCGCCTCGTCGACGCCCAGGAGACCCGCCGCATCCTCGACCGCCTCTACGGCTACGAGGTCTCCCCGGTGCTGTGGAAGAAGGTCATGCCGAAGCTGTCGGCGGGCCGCGTGCAGTCGGTGGCCACCCGTCTGGTGGTCGAGCGCGAGCGTGAGCGCATCGCCTTCACCTCGGCCGAGTATTGGGGCCTGAAGTCGGTCTTCGACGCCGTGGACGCCGTTGGGGGTGTCGACCCCTCGACTTTCACCGCCAACCTCGTGTCAGTCGACGGCGCCCGTGTGGCGCAGGGCCGCGACTTCACGTCGCGGGGCGAGCTGCGCTCGTCCAAGGGCATCCTCCACCTAGACGAGGAGGCCGCCCGGGGCCTGGCCGAGCGCCTGGTCAGCGCCGAATTCTCGGTCGGTTCCGTGGAGCGCAAGCCCTACAAGCGCTCGCCCTACGCCCCGTTCCGCACCACCACCATGCAGCAGGAGGCCTCGCGCAAGCTCGGCTTCTCCTCGAAGCAGACGATGCAGGTGGCCCAGCGCCTGTACGAGAACGGGTTCATCACCTACATGCGTACCGACAGCACCACGCTGTCGGACAGCGCCATCGCCGCCGCCCGCGACCAGGTCACCCGGTTGTACGGCGCCGACTACCTGCCGCCCAAGCCCCGCCTGTACGCGGGCAAGGTGAAGAACGCCCAGGAGGCGCACGAGGCCATCCGCCCCGCGGGGGACAGCTTCCGCACCCCTGCCGAGACCGGCCTGACCGGCGCGGAGTTCCGGCTTTACGAGCTCATCTGGAAGCGCACCGTCGCCTCCCAGATGAAGGACGCCGTCGGCGAGTCCGTGACCGTGAAGATCCACGGCACCTCCACCTCGGGTGAGCAGGCCGAGTTCAGCGCCACCGGCAAGATCATCACCTTCCACGGCTTCCTCAAGGCCTACGTCGAGGGTGCCGACGACCCCAACGCCGAGCTGGACGACCGCGAGCGGCGCCTCCCGCCGGTCGACGAGGGCGACCCGCTCAAGGCGCTGAGCATCGAGGCCGAGGGGCACACGACCCGACCGCCGGCGCGCTACACCGAGGCCACCCTGATCAAGGAGCTGGAGGAGCGCGAGATCGGCCGCCCCTCCACCTACACCCCCACCATCGGCACCATCCTCGACCGCGGATACGTGTTCAAGAAGGGCTCGGCCCTGGTGCCGTCCTTCCTGGCGTTCGCCGTGGTGCAGCTGCTGGAGCGGCACTTCGGCAACCTGGTCGACTACGAGTTCACCGCCCGCATGGAGGACGCGCTGGACGCCATCGCTCGAGGCGAGGCCGAGCGCGTGCCCTGGCTGCGCCGGTTCTACTTCGGCGAGGAGCAGGAGACCGGGCTGAAGGAGCTGGTCGGCGACCAGCTCGGGGAGATCGACCCCAAGGAGGTCAGCTCCTTCCCGCTGCCCGACAGCGACATCGTGATGCGCGTCGGTCGCTACGGCCCCTACATGGAGTGGGACGGGCGGCGCGTCAACGTCCCCGAGGACATGGCGCCGGACGAGCTCACCAAGGAGAAGGCCGAGGAGCTGTTCGCCCAGCCCAGCGGCGACCGCGAGCTCGGCACCGACCCGGAGACCGGGCGCATGATCGTCGCCAAGAGCGGGCGCTTCGGGCCGTACGTGACCGAGGTCCTGGAAGAGCCGGAGCCCGCCGCCGAGGGTGAGACCAAGCCCAAGAGCAAGGCGAAGTCCAAGGCCTCGGCCCCCAAGCCGCGCACGTCCTCGCTGTTCAAGTCGATGTCGCTGGAGACCGTCACCCTGGAGGACGCGCTGCGGCTGCTGTCGCTGCCGCGCGTGGTCGGCGAGATCGACGATGAGCAGGTCACCGTGCAGAACGGCCGGTTCGGCCCGTACCTGAAGAAGGGTACCGACAGCCGCTCCCTGGAGACCGAGGACCAGATCTTCACGGTCACCATCGAGAAGGCCAAGGAGCTGTTCGCCCAGCCGAAGCAGCGGGGCCGCCGCGCTGCCGCCGCCCCGCCGCTGCGGGAGCTCGGCGAGGATCCGGACACCGGGAAACCGATGGTGGTCAAGGACGGCCGGTTCGGTCCGTACGTGACCGACGGCGAGACCAACGCCTCCCTGCGGAAGGGCGACGAGGTCGAGTCGATCACCGACGAGCGCGCCGCCGAGCTGCTCGCCGACCGCCGCGCCAAGGCCCCGGCGAAGAAGACCACCGCGAAGAAGAGCACGACGAAGAAGGCGGCGGCCAAGTCGACCGCGAAGTCGACCACCAAGTCGACCACCAAGTCGACCACCAAGAAATCCGCGACCGCCACGAAGACGGCCGCGAAGAAGAGCACCGCGACGAAGAACGGGTCGGCCACGTCGAACAGCGCGGAGTAG
- a CDS encoding PSP1 domain-containing protein, giving the protein MMMAVSFERYGRLYYLDPGDVSPAVGDRVLVPTDAGPEVAECVWAPQWVSEDVEGLPVCAGIATEADVARDERNRRRRAEARAVVKRVLRERRLPIKVVGIDYADRVFLVYFTAARRVDFRGIPRELSRRLDARVELRQVGARDEARLQGGIGSCGRDLCCATFLTEFEPVSLRMAKDQDLPVNPMRISGACGRLMCCLKFEHPLYAEFRADAPRTGAEVGTPEGDGVVVGHDPPADRVVVRLNDGGRRCACDRASVCGPRQAYDHARNERAEDENGAQ; this is encoded by the coding sequence ATGATGATGGCGGTCAGCTTTGAGCGGTACGGGCGGCTCTACTACCTCGATCCGGGCGATGTGAGCCCGGCGGTGGGTGACAGGGTCCTGGTGCCCACGGACGCCGGTCCCGAGGTGGCCGAGTGCGTCTGGGCGCCGCAGTGGGTGAGCGAGGACGTCGAGGGCTTACCCGTCTGCGCGGGGATCGCGACGGAGGCCGACGTCGCGCGCGACGAACGCAACCGACGCCGCCGGGCGGAGGCACGGGCGGTGGTCAAGCGGGTGCTGCGGGAGCGGCGCCTGCCCATCAAGGTCGTCGGTATCGACTACGCCGACCGCGTCTTCCTGGTGTACTTCACGGCCGCGCGGCGGGTCGACTTCCGCGGCATCCCGCGCGAGCTCTCCCGGAGGCTGGACGCCCGGGTGGAGCTGCGCCAGGTCGGCGCGCGCGACGAGGCGCGGTTGCAGGGCGGCATCGGCTCGTGCGGCCGGGACCTGTGCTGCGCCACCTTCCTCACCGAGTTCGAACCGGTGTCGCTCCGCATGGCCAAGGACCAGGACCTGCCGGTGAACCCCATGCGCATTTCCGGTGCGTGCGGCAGACTGATGTGCTGCTTGAAATTCGAGCATCCGCTCTATGCCGAGTTCCGCGCCGATGCCCCGCGGACGGGCGCCGAGGTGGGCACGCCGGAGGGCGACGGTGTCGTGGTCGGGCACGACCCGCCCGCGGATAGGGTCGTGGTCCGGCTCAACGACGGAGGGCGGCGGTGCGCCTGCGACCGCGCCTCGGTCTGCGGGCCGCGGCAAGCCTACGACCACGCCCGGAATGAACGTGCCGAGGACGAGAACGGAGCCCAGTGA
- a CDS encoding DUF5703 family protein, giving the protein MLEYEYRELRFSRGTSRSAARQALAECAEYGRWELARVRLHSDGSRRITLRRRIIRQIRTM; this is encoded by the coding sequence ATGCTCGAGTACGAATACCGCGAACTCCGCTTCTCGCGAGGTACATCACGCAGCGCGGCCCGGCAGGCGCTTGCCGAGTGCGCGGAATACGGACGCTGGGAGCTGGCCCGGGTGCGGCTGCATTCCGACGGCAGCAGGCGCATCACGTTACGCCGCCGGATCATTCGACAGATCCGCACGATGTGA
- a CDS encoding helix-turn-helix domain-containing protein — MNDSIQGHPEGSRGAKAEKPYFGVVRVDGRSYHFFGPGRNAPVYVYSEDKGSQWLLTVDDTARELNVSRRTVYELITRGELASVRIRRCRRVAMSAILDYLDRRSAVPAPRGSDRGWKRK; from the coding sequence TTGAACGATAGCATTCAGGGTCACCCCGAGGGAAGCCGCGGCGCCAAAGCCGAGAAGCCCTATTTCGGTGTCGTGCGCGTCGACGGCCGCAGCTACCACTTCTTCGGTCCGGGCAGGAATGCCCCGGTCTACGTGTACAGCGAGGACAAGGGGTCGCAGTGGCTGCTCACGGTCGATGACACCGCCCGCGAGCTCAATGTCTCCCGCCGCACCGTCTACGAACTCATCACCCGCGGGGAGCTGGCGTCCGTTCGGATCCGCCGCTGTCGGCGCGTCGCCATGAGCGCGATCCTCGACTATCTCGACCGCCGCAGCGCCGTACCCGCGCCGCGCGGGTCCGATCGGGGCTGGAAACGAAAATAG
- a CDS encoding DNA polymerase III subunit delta' → MSVFDDLVGQDTVIEQLRSAVHAADEQLAGGAGGGMTHAWLFTGPPGAGRADAARAFAAALQCRDGGCGQCDSCHQVLTGTHADVLFIRPSGLSFGVAQTRELVLKAASSASGGRFRIVLFEDADRATEAASNALLKAVEEPSPRTVWLLCTPTAEDMLVTIRSRCRLVALRTPTTQAVLDALVHRDGVDPVTAAEAARASAGQIERARRLATDEEARQRRSEVLAIPARLDGLGACVSAAARLYELAESEAKATTSALDEAEKSDLKAAYGEGATGKGVAKAVRGAAGALKDLEERQKRRATRIKRDTYDVALMDLVAFYRDVLAMQLGARVELSTASQQTDLTRVARASSPESTLRRIDAIMECRERIGANVHPQIAMEAMTAALYTA, encoded by the coding sequence ATGAGTGTCTTCGATGACCTGGTGGGCCAGGACACGGTGATCGAGCAGCTGCGTTCGGCCGTGCACGCGGCGGACGAGCAGCTGGCCGGTGGTGCGGGCGGCGGGATGACGCACGCCTGGCTGTTCACCGGTCCGCCCGGGGCCGGCCGCGCCGACGCCGCGCGCGCGTTCGCCGCCGCGTTGCAGTGCCGCGACGGTGGTTGCGGGCAGTGCGACTCCTGCCACCAGGTCCTCACCGGTACGCACGCCGACGTCCTCTTCATCCGGCCCAGCGGGCTGAGCTTCGGGGTCGCCCAGACCCGCGAGCTGGTGCTGAAGGCGGCGTCAAGCGCGTCCGGGGGCCGCTTCCGGATCGTGCTCTTCGAGGACGCCGACCGCGCGACCGAGGCCGCCTCCAACGCCCTCCTCAAGGCCGTGGAGGAACCCTCCCCGCGGACGGTATGGCTGCTGTGCACGCCCACTGCCGAGGACATGCTGGTCACCATCCGCTCCCGCTGCCGCCTGGTAGCCCTGCGCACGCCCACGACCCAGGCGGTGCTCGACGCGCTGGTCCACCGCGACGGCGTGGACCCGGTCACGGCGGCCGAAGCGGCGCGGGCCTCCGCGGGCCAGATCGAGCGGGCGCGGCGCCTGGCCACCGATGAGGAGGCGCGCCAGCGCCGCTCGGAGGTGCTGGCGATCCCCGCCCGCCTGGACGGGCTGGGCGCCTGCGTGTCCGCCGCCGCACGGCTGTATGAGCTGGCCGAGTCCGAGGCGAAGGCCACCACGAGTGCCCTCGACGAGGCGGAGAAGTCCGACCTCAAGGCGGCCTACGGCGAGGGCGCGACCGGCAAGGGCGTCGCCAAGGCCGTCCGGGGGGCGGCGGGTGCCCTCAAGGACCTGGAGGAACGGCAGAAGCGGCGCGCGACCAGGATCAAGCGCGACACCTATGACGTCGCGCTGATGGACCTGGTCGCCTTCTACCGCGACGTCCTGGCCATGCAGCTGGGCGCGCGGGTGGAGCTGTCGACCGCCAGTCAGCAGACCGACCTGACGCGCGTCGCCCGGGCGTCCTCACCCGAGTCCACCCTGCGCCGGATCGACGCCATCATGGAGTGCCGCGAGCGCATCGGCGCAAACGTGCACCCGCAGATCGCCATGGAGGCGATGACGGCTGCGCTCTACACGGCGTGA
- a CDS encoding 6-phospho-beta-glucosidase yields MRLTILGGGGFRVPLVYRALLADATRGSGVISELVLFDTDERRLRAIGAVLERQRDAHRAAGGAPAPAIRAETDAVAALRGTDLVFSAIRVGGMPGRVRDERVALAAGVIGQETVGAGGISYGLRTLPVALRFARTIAEEAPDAWVANFTNPAGLVTEAMAEVLGDRVVGICDSPVGLARRAARTLGLDPADTHADYVGLNHLGWLRGLWAGGRDRLPELLADDAALTSFEEGRLFGADWLRALGCLPNEYLHYYYMAREAHAATARTLAHGGQTRGEQLVAQQEAFYRAAAADPQDALTLWEAARREREETYMADNRRAAGDVQRDEEDLDGGGYERVALAVMRAVARDEPTRLIVDVRNRGALSELDADAVAEVPCLVDASGARPLAAAPLTGHQSALVQAVKAVDREVIEAVRTGSRTPALRAFATHPLVDSVHTARTLLDGYMEAFPELAKVLVRP; encoded by the coding sequence GTGCGGTTGACGATCCTCGGCGGGGGCGGGTTCCGTGTGCCGCTGGTGTACCGGGCGCTGCTCGCCGACGCTACGCGCGGCAGCGGCGTCATCTCCGAGCTGGTGCTGTTCGACACCGACGAGCGGCGGCTGCGCGCGATCGGCGCCGTTCTGGAGCGGCAGCGCGACGCGCACCGCGCGGCCGGCGGAGCCCCTGCGCCGGCCATCCGCGCCGAGACCGATGCGGTGGCGGCGCTGCGCGGCACGGACCTGGTCTTCTCCGCCATCCGCGTGGGCGGCATGCCGGGCCGGGTACGTGACGAGCGCGTCGCGCTGGCGGCCGGCGTCATCGGCCAGGAGACCGTCGGTGCGGGAGGCATCAGCTACGGGCTGCGCACGCTTCCGGTGGCCCTGCGGTTCGCCCGGACGATCGCCGAGGAGGCCCCGGACGCCTGGGTGGCCAACTTCACCAACCCGGCCGGGCTGGTCACCGAGGCCATGGCCGAGGTGCTGGGCGACCGCGTCGTCGGGATCTGCGACTCGCCCGTCGGCCTGGCCCGGCGCGCGGCACGGACGCTGGGCCTGGACCCCGCCGATACGCACGCCGACTATGTCGGCCTGAACCACCTGGGCTGGCTGCGCGGACTGTGGGCGGGCGGCCGCGACCGGCTCCCGGAGCTGCTGGCCGACGACGCCGCGCTCACCTCGTTCGAGGAGGGGCGGCTGTTCGGCGCGGACTGGCTGCGTGCCCTGGGCTGCCTGCCCAACGAGTACCTGCACTACTACTACATGGCGCGGGAGGCGCACGCCGCGACCGCCCGGACGCTCGCCCACGGCGGGCAGACCCGCGGCGAGCAACTCGTGGCGCAGCAGGAGGCCTTCTACCGCGCGGCCGCCGCCGATCCCCAGGACGCGTTGACGCTGTGGGAGGCGGCCCGCAGGGAGCGGGAGGAGACCTACATGGCCGACAACCGCCGCGCGGCCGGGGACGTGCAGCGGGACGAGGAGGACCTCGACGGCGGCGGGTACGAGCGGGTGGCGCTGGCGGTGATGCGGGCGGTCGCCCGCGACGAGCCGACGCGGTTGATCGTCGATGTCCGCAACCGCGGCGCCCTCTCCGAGTTGGACGCCGACGCGGTGGCGGAGGTGCCCTGCCTGGTCGACGCGAGCGGAGCGCGCCCACTGGCCGCCGCTCCGCTGACCGGCCACCAGTCCGCGCTGGTCCAGGCGGTCAAAGCGGTCGACCGAGAGGTGATCGAGGCGGTCCGCACGGGGTCGCGCACCCCGGCCCTGCGCGCCTTCGCCACCCATCCCCTCGTGGACTCGGTGCACACCGCACGCACCCTGCTCGACGGGTACATGGAGGCGTTCCCCGAGTTGGCGAAGGTGCTGGTGCGGCCGTAG
- the tmk gene encoding dTMP kinase — MPRRARRASGPGRAVPPRRGSRAADDPAGPTAPPAAAIPASGDEKTAEIAPLGSSDDERTEQIGHLGAGEETTEEIQHLGAGEETTEQVPHLGAGDETTERISTSGTSELAAGGDRGQERERPAPPTPSAAQVPPGPSGGQQGQPPRQGAASPRPAVTPGRVPENMLRTFWDGMRFAGITPLVRGLLLGMLGAFATSVVVIGVGRILVDRLAAGNAGFGVLFAAVSAGMALGAFVGPRVLRALNRRRLFALSVGVSGAALLLTGLIPNMVLAAVLASITGVGVGIAWVIGTGLLAREIEGDLRERTLAFLHTAARVLLLVSLTVAPLIAGLIGDHRLDVRDLGYDVLGAGAVLVLAGLTALLLAVLSYRQVDEGSEVSLFAELIAVLRGVPVGPEKEDERLPGTFIVLEGGEGAGKSTQARQLSIWLRDEGFEVVTTREPGSTKLGMRLRALLLDKDQTGMSPRAEALLYGADRADHVSQVILPALRRGAIVISDRYVDSTLAYQGAGRELSVGEIRRINEWATDELVPDLTVLLDVPPASGLARLGGTTDRIESESEDFHERVRAGFRRLAEGEPERYLVVDAQGAQEDITREIQRRVRPILPDPVPQDAEAITGMMPIIKE; from the coding sequence GTGCCACGCCGGGCGCGCCGAGCCAGCGGGCCGGGGCGGGCGGTCCCGCCCCGTCGGGGCTCCCGAGCCGCCGACGACCCCGCAGGCCCGACCGCCCCTCCGGCCGCGGCCATCCCGGCCTCGGGAGACGAGAAGACCGCAGAGATCGCCCCGCTGGGCTCGTCGGATGACGAGCGCACGGAGCAGATCGGCCACCTGGGAGCGGGTGAGGAGACGACCGAGGAGATCCAGCACCTCGGCGCGGGCGAGGAGACCACCGAGCAGGTTCCCCACCTCGGCGCCGGTGACGAGACCACGGAGCGCATCTCGACGTCCGGGACCTCCGAGCTAGCCGCCGGGGGCGATCGGGGCCAGGAGCGGGAGCGGCCGGCTCCGCCGACGCCGTCGGCCGCCCAGGTTCCCCCGGGCCCGTCGGGCGGGCAGCAGGGACAGCCGCCGCGGCAGGGTGCGGCGTCCCCGCGTCCCGCGGTGACCCCCGGACGCGTTCCGGAGAACATGCTCCGCACGTTCTGGGACGGCATGCGCTTCGCCGGGATCACCCCGCTGGTGCGCGGGCTGCTCCTGGGCATGCTCGGCGCCTTCGCGACCAGCGTCGTCGTCATCGGCGTCGGCCGGATCCTCGTGGACCGCCTGGCCGCGGGCAACGCCGGGTTCGGCGTCCTGTTCGCGGCCGTCTCCGCCGGGATGGCGCTGGGCGCCTTCGTCGGCCCCCGCGTGCTGCGCGCCCTCAACCGCCGTCGCCTCTTCGCCCTCAGCGTCGGCGTCTCCGGTGCCGCCCTCCTGCTCACCGGCCTGATTCCGAACATGGTGCTGGCCGCCGTCCTGGCCTCGATCACCGGTGTGGGCGTCGGGATCGCCTGGGTCATCGGCACGGGCCTGCTGGCGCGGGAGATCGAGGGCGACCTCCGTGAGCGCACCCTCGCGTTCCTGCACACCGCCGCCCGGGTGCTGCTGCTGGTCTCGCTCACGGTCGCACCGCTGATCGCCGGGCTCATCGGCGACCACCGCCTCGACGTCCGCGATCTCGGCTACGACGTCCTGGGCGCCGGCGCGGTGCTCGTGCTCGCCGGGTTGACGGCGCTCCTGCTGGCCGTGCTCTCCTACCGTCAGGTGGACGAGGGCTCCGAGGTCTCGCTGTTCGCCGAGCTGATCGCGGTCCTGCGCGGCGTTCCGGTCGGCCCGGAGAAGGAGGACGAGCGGCTCCCGGGCACCTTCATCGTCCTGGAGGGCGGCGAGGGCGCCGGAAAGTCCACGCAGGCGCGCCAGCTGTCGATCTGGCTGCGCGACGAGGGCTTCGAGGTCGTGACGACCCGCGAGCCGGGCTCCACCAAGCTCGGCATGCGGCTGCGTGCGCTCCTGCTCGACAAGGACCAGACGGGCATGTCCCCGCGGGCCGAAGCGCTGCTGTACGGGGCCGACCGCGCCGACCACGTGTCCCAGGTGATCCTCCCGGCCCTGCGCCGCGGGGCGATCGTCATCAGCGACCGCTACGTCGACTCCACGCTCGCCTACCAGGGGGCCGGACGCGAGCTGTCGGTCGGGGAGATCCGCCGGATCAACGAGTGGGCCACCGACGAGCTCGTCCCCGACCTCACCGTCCTGCTCGACGTTCCGCCCGCTTCCGGCCTGGCGCGGCTCGGCGGGACCACCGACCGCATCGAGTCGGAGTCCGAGGACTTCCATGAGCGCGTCCGGGCCGGTTTCCGTCGGCTCGCCGAGGGCGAGCCCGAGCGCTACCTGGTCGTCGACGCCCAGGGAGCGCAGGAGGACATCACCCGGGAGATCCAGCGCCGGGTCCGGCCGATCCTGCCCGACCCCGTCCCGCAGGACGCCGAGGCGATCACGGGGATGATGCCGATCATCAAGGAGTGA
- a CDS encoding alpha/beta hydrolase — protein sequence MIRSGWVGGALALVLVATGCTPTTPAVDGDEGGDSDRLAAFYQQDIDWRECGEGFECGGYEVPLDYDDPGGERLEIAVKRLPASGSDVLGSLVVNPGGPGGSGYEYVDAATGAVSRQVRERFDVVGFDPRGVGRSAPLTCLDSGELDEFIAMDYDSEGDGADPADVSAAGLKELEAENRAFVEGCREQSGDLMLHVGTANVARDMDVLRAVLGDEGLTFLGKSYGTYIGTQYADLFPERVRALVLDGAIDPAMDQLELSVQQAQGFETALRAFVADCLDTTECPLGDEDASVEDGVGKLVGLMEKAGEKPLRNTTGDGREVNRTRAELGVMAALYSESFWPRVRSALADAFEGDGTALLMLGDDLYERADEDSYENSAAALVAVNCSDHPSPRDIGAYEEAVDQAAEEAPVFGPSLTWGALTCAYWPEEAVAEPEPMDAPGAAPILVIGTTRDSATPYEWAERLAKGLESGVLLTREGDGHTGYRKGSLCVDDAVDAYLLEGTPPDDGTVCTE from the coding sequence GTGATCAGATCCGGTTGGGTCGGCGGCGCCCTCGCGCTGGTCCTGGTGGCGACGGGGTGCACCCCCACCACGCCGGCGGTCGACGGGGACGAGGGCGGGGACAGCGACCGGCTGGCCGCCTTCTACCAGCAGGACATCGACTGGCGGGAGTGCGGCGAGGGCTTCGAGTGCGGCGGCTATGAGGTCCCGCTCGACTACGACGACCCCGGCGGCGAACGGCTGGAGATCGCGGTCAAGCGGCTGCCCGCGTCGGGGTCCGACGTCCTGGGATCACTGGTCGTCAACCCCGGCGGGCCGGGCGGGTCCGGGTACGAGTACGTGGACGCGGCCACCGGCGCGGTCAGCCGGCAGGTCCGGGAGCGCTTCGACGTGGTCGGGTTCGACCCGCGGGGGGTCGGCCGCAGCGCTCCGCTGACCTGCCTGGACTCTGGCGAGCTGGACGAGTTCATCGCCATGGACTACGACAGCGAGGGCGATGGCGCCGACCCCGCCGACGTGTCCGCCGCCGGGCTGAAGGAACTGGAGGCGGAGAACCGCGCGTTCGTCGAGGGCTGCCGGGAGCAGTCCGGCGACCTGATGCTGCACGTGGGGACGGCCAACGTGGCGCGGGACATGGATGTGCTGCGCGCGGTCCTCGGCGACGAGGGCCTCACCTTCCTCGGAAAGTCGTATGGCACCTACATCGGCACGCAGTACGCCGACCTGTTTCCGGAGCGGGTGCGTGCGCTGGTGCTCGACGGAGCGATCGACCCGGCCATGGACCAGCTGGAGCTGAGCGTCCAGCAGGCGCAGGGGTTCGAGACGGCGCTGCGCGCGTTCGTCGCGGACTGCCTCGACACGACGGAGTGCCCACTGGGAGATGAGGACGCGAGCGTGGAGGACGGCGTCGGCAAGCTCGTCGGCCTGATGGAGAAGGCCGGGGAGAAGCCGCTGCGCAACACGACCGGAGACGGCCGCGAGGTGAACCGGACCCGGGCCGAGCTGGGGGTGATGGCCGCCCTGTACAGCGAGAGCTTCTGGCCGCGGGTGCGCTCCGCGCTGGCCGACGCGTTCGAGGGCGACGGCACGGCCCTGCTGATGCTCGGCGACGACCTCTATGAGCGGGCTGACGAGGACTCCTACGAGAACTCCGCCGCCGCGCTCGTGGCGGTGAACTGCTCCGACCACCCCAGCCCGCGCGACATCGGCGCCTATGAGGAGGCGGTGGACCAGGCGGCGGAGGAGGCCCCCGTCTTCGGGCCGTCGCTGACGTGGGGCGCTTTGACGTGCGCCTACTGGCCGGAGGAGGCGGTGGCCGAGCCCGAGCCGATGGACGCGCCCGGGGCGGCGCCGATCCTCGTCATCGGCACCACGCGCGACTCGGCGACCCCGTATGAGTGGGCGGAGCGCCTGGCCAAGGGACTGGAGTCGGGGGTCCTGCTCACCCGGGAGGGCGACGGCCACACCGGCTACCGGAAAGGCAGCCTGTGCGTCGACGACGCCGTGGACGCCTACCTCTTGGAGGGGACACCGCCGGACGACGGCACGGTCTGCACCGAGTGA